In Oscillatoria acuminata PCC 6304, a single window of DNA contains:
- the psbU gene encoding photosystem II complex extrinsic protein PsbU — MQRLVRLVAVLGLVVGCLGWLGFPQNAVAAGWSGISLQSTILVSQPQYRNPVDEKLATEFGEKLDLNNTNVRAFRQYRGLYPTLAGLIVQNAPYEKIEDVLSIPSLSDRQKELLQANLDNFTVTDPEVSLIEGDDRINNGYY; from the coding sequence ATGCAAAGATTGGTTCGCCTGGTCGCAGTCTTAGGCTTAGTCGTGGGTTGCCTAGGATGGTTAGGATTTCCTCAGAATGCAGTTGCGGCAGGCTGGAGCGGGATCTCCTTACAATCCACAATTTTAGTTTCCCAACCCCAGTATCGCAATCCCGTCGATGAGAAGCTGGCGACTGAGTTTGGCGAAAAACTTGACTTAAATAACACTAATGTTCGGGCTTTCCGGCAATATCGGGGGCTGTATCCGACCTTAGCGGGGTTAATTGTCCAAAATGCCCCCTACGAGAAAATTGAGGATGTTTTAAGCATTCCCAGTCTGAGCGATCGCCAAAAAGAATTGCTCCAAGCCAATTTGGATAATTTTACCGTCACCGACCCGGAAGTCTCGTTAATTGAAGGCGACGATCGCATCAATAACGGCTATTACTAA
- the nadB gene encoding L-aspartate oxidase: MIYPGLYNRLNYLTRGDFSLSNPSQFDPGLNQRIPTAFDVLVVGAGAAGLYAALCLPDTYRVGLIAKDSLPLSASDWAQGGIAAAIASDDSPKFHIEDTLIAGAGLCDLEAVKFLAEQAPDCVQNLLKLGVAFDRDNQGTLALTLEAAHSHRRVLHAADTTGRAIVSVLSSRVLNCPNIQAIENAVVLNLWMDPETQRCQGVRLVYQGQIYWVRAGAVVLATGGGGQVFAQTTNPSVSTGDGVAMAWRAGAVLRDLEFFQFHPTALTKAEAPRFLISEAVRGEGAHLLDDRGYRFMFDYHPAGELAPRDVVSRSIFMHLQNWGTDPTPGCVWLDLRPIPDERIRHRFPNIIQVCQTWGVDLFKEPIPVAPAAHYWMGGIQTDLFGRTSIPGLYAVGETTNTGVHGANRLASNSLLECLVFGAQLGAIEIDPNLEEGVPEGKVTLEESSRLGADLAAQQAYIQELRRSLPVLVWQSAGIVRGQAALEAAIGQINTWQAEFAALPLSKYLLNPLVGQGVCFSIPNANEILVQWSETRNLLDGAYLILTSAMFRTESRGGHYRLDYPHTDLNWQAHTVVQNQSWRRVPL; encoded by the coding sequence ATGATTTACCCTGGCCTATATAATCGGCTCAACTACTTGACAAGGGGCGATTTTTCATTGAGCAATCCGTCACAGTTCGATCCCGGTCTCAATCAGAGGATACCCACCGCTTTTGATGTATTGGTCGTCGGTGCCGGTGCTGCGGGTTTGTATGCAGCCCTGTGCCTCCCTGATACTTACCGCGTGGGTTTAATTGCAAAAGATAGCTTGCCACTGTCCGCAAGCGATTGGGCGCAGGGGGGTATAGCCGCTGCGATCGCCTCCGATGATTCCCCCAAGTTCCATATCGAAGATACACTCATTGCCGGTGCTGGGTTGTGTGATCTCGAAGCAGTCAAGTTTCTCGCTGAACAAGCACCGGACTGTGTTCAAAACTTGCTAAAACTGGGAGTGGCCTTTGACCGAGACAATCAAGGCACCCTGGCGTTAACCCTAGAAGCAGCTCACTCCCATCGCCGAGTGCTTCATGCGGCAGATACTACAGGTCGAGCCATTGTCAGCGTTTTGAGTAGTCGCGTCTTGAACTGCCCAAATATTCAGGCGATCGAAAATGCCGTAGTTTTGAATCTGTGGATGGACCCAGAAACCCAACGTTGTCAAGGGGTGCGCCTAGTCTATCAAGGTCAAATCTATTGGGTCCGTGCCGGTGCCGTAGTTCTGGCAACCGGCGGCGGCGGTCAAGTCTTCGCCCAAACCACCAATCCTTCTGTGAGTACCGGGGATGGGGTGGCAATGGCATGGCGTGCCGGTGCAGTGTTAAGAGATTTAGAATTTTTTCAGTTTCATCCCACCGCCCTCACCAAAGCGGAGGCCCCCAGATTTTTAATTAGTGAGGCGGTCCGGGGTGAGGGCGCTCATTTGTTGGACGATCGCGGATATCGGTTCATGTTCGATTACCATCCAGCAGGAGAACTCGCACCGCGAGATGTGGTCAGTCGCTCGATTTTTATGCATCTTCAGAATTGGGGCACTGATCCTACCCCAGGATGCGTTTGGCTGGATTTGCGCCCGATTCCCGACGAGCGGATTCGCCATCGCTTTCCGAATATTATCCAGGTTTGTCAAACCTGGGGGGTGGATTTGTTTAAGGAACCGATTCCGGTGGCACCAGCAGCCCATTACTGGATGGGGGGGATTCAGACGGATTTGTTTGGACGGACCTCGATTCCCGGTTTGTATGCCGTGGGGGAAACGACCAATACGGGCGTGCATGGTGCGAATCGGTTAGCGAGTAATTCTTTGCTGGAATGTCTCGTGTTTGGTGCTCAGTTAGGGGCGATTGAAATTGATCCGAATCTGGAAGAAGGGGTCCCGGAGGGGAAGGTCACCCTAGAAGAAAGTAGTCGCTTAGGGGCAGATTTAGCGGCACAGCAGGCTTATATTCAAGAACTGCGGCGATCTCTCCCGGTGCTGGTTTGGCAAAGTGCGGGAATTGTGCGCGGACAAGCGGCCTTAGAAGCGGCGATCGGGCAAATCAATACCTGGCAAGCCGAATTTGCCGCCCTTCCTCTGTCTAAATATTTATTAAATCCTCTGGTGGGTCAGGGGGTCTGTTTTTCCATCCCCAACGCCAACGAAATACTCGTTCAGTGGTCGGAAACTCGAAATTTACTGGATGGAGCTTACTTGATTCTCACCAGTGCCATGTTTCGGACCGAAAGTCGTGGGGGTCACTATCGCTTAGATTATCCCCATACGGACCTCAATTGGCAAGCTCATACAGTGGTTCAGAACCAATCTTGGCGCAGGGTTCCCCTATGA
- a CDS encoding CHASE2 domain-containing protein, with amino-acid sequence MQPLKGPKLFWSALKQRCQQRLPDWSGSLWLPFKAVVGVAGFVLVLRSTGLLQSLEWAAYDQMFRWRPPEPRDDRILIVGINETDIREFQTWPISDRVLAELLQKLDSYSPRAIGLDLYRDIPAEPGHAELQQVFATTPNLIGIEEVPIANNLIGVRPPKVLAELGAVGFNNVAIDSDGKIRRHLLYLWSDEKSYQSFALKLALIYLQAEGIQLQPSPEHPEHFQLGPHNFPRFEPHDGPYIRQDNGGYQVLANFHVGPPGRFQLVPYREVSLREVLEGEVPADWVRDRIVLIGSTATSINDFFYTPNSAGLLQAPKKVFGVQLHANFLSQILSAALNDRAPSIVFWSEPLEWLWIVLWAIVGALISSTWRSPVRLTGSILLAAATLFGTATLLFLLGWWVPLIPPLLTLMGSAGLLTSYIAYHEEKLKRSFAESKDFLDQIINTIPDPIFVKDQNHRWIVLNEAYCQLIGYPLQVVIEKSDYEIFSPDEAQIFWQEDEGVLTTGLPHENEAKLTDATGTLHYIATKRSLHKDSAGNVFLVGVIRDITERKQMEEELKRTASELAQSYQELKVSEDRLRHQAYHDNLTNLPNRKLFSDRLNQALEWAAINNQIVAVLFIDLDGFKQINDTLGHDSGDQLLKEVGRRLTACLRGSDTVARLGGDEFTVILPAIPRQQDVASVAQKIMTTLGEPVAIAGDLIHVTASIGISLYPLNGEDADTLIKCADAAMYRSKELGKNQYEFYEVS; translated from the coding sequence ATGCAGCCCCTTAAAGGTCCAAAACTATTCTGGAGTGCCCTGAAGCAACGGTGCCAACAAAGACTTCCCGACTGGAGTGGGAGCCTCTGGCTTCCCTTTAAGGCTGTGGTTGGTGTGGCCGGGTTTGTGTTGGTTCTGCGCTCCACGGGACTGTTGCAGTCTCTGGAATGGGCGGCTTATGACCAGATGTTTCGTTGGCGTCCCCCGGAACCGAGGGACGATCGCATCCTGATTGTGGGAATTAACGAAACGGATATCCGAGAATTCCAAACCTGGCCGATTTCCGATCGCGTTTTAGCTGAACTGCTGCAAAAACTAGATAGCTACTCTCCCCGGGCGATCGGTCTGGATCTCTATCGAGATATTCCCGCCGAACCGGGTCACGCTGAATTACAACAAGTCTTTGCCACTACCCCCAATCTAATAGGGATTGAAGAGGTCCCCATCGCCAACAACCTGATTGGGGTCCGTCCTCCGAAAGTCTTGGCCGAATTGGGTGCGGTGGGATTTAACAATGTGGCGATCGATTCCGATGGCAAAATACGCCGTCATCTCCTCTATTTATGGAGTGATGAGAAATCCTACCAAAGTTTTGCCTTAAAGTTGGCCTTGATCTATCTGCAAGCGGAAGGGATTCAACTTCAACCCTCCCCTGAGCATCCGGAGCATTTCCAACTGGGTCCCCACAACTTTCCCCGGTTTGAGCCCCATGATGGACCCTATATCCGCCAAGATAATGGCGGTTATCAAGTGCTGGCTAATTTTCATGTGGGACCCCCGGGGCGGTTTCAACTGGTCCCCTATCGCGAGGTGTCCTTGAGGGAGGTTTTAGAGGGTGAGGTTCCGGCGGATTGGGTGCGCGATCGCATCGTCTTGATCGGTTCGACGGCTACGAGTATCAATGATTTTTTCTACACCCCCAATAGTGCCGGATTGCTCCAGGCCCCGAAAAAAGTCTTTGGGGTCCAGCTTCATGCCAATTTTCTCAGCCAAATCCTCAGTGCTGCCTTAAATGACCGTGCGCCCTCGATTGTTTTCTGGTCTGAACCCCTCGAATGGCTGTGGATTGTGCTTTGGGCGATCGTCGGTGCCCTCATCAGTTCGACCTGGCGATCGCCCGTTCGCCTAACCGGGAGCATCCTCCTAGCTGCTGCCACCCTATTCGGTACCGCCACTCTGCTCTTTTTGCTCGGCTGGTGGGTACCCTTAATTCCTCCCCTCTTAACCCTCATGGGTTCTGCTGGATTGCTCACTTCTTATATTGCTTATCATGAAGAAAAATTAAAACGCTCTTTTGCCGAATCCAAAGACTTTTTAGACCAAATTATCAATACCATCCCCGACCCCATTTTTGTTAAGGATCAAAACCATCGCTGGATAGTCTTAAATGAAGCCTATTGTCAACTCATTGGCTATCCTTTACAAGTAGTTATCGAAAAATCGGATTATGAAATTTTTTCCCCCGATGAAGCTCAAATATTTTGGCAGGAAGATGAAGGGGTCTTGACCACAGGTTTACCCCATGAAAATGAAGCCAAGTTGACCGATGCCACGGGAACACTACATTATATTGCCACAAAACGCTCTTTGCATAAAGATTCCGCCGGTAATGTTTTCTTAGTTGGGGTAATTCGAGACATTACGGAACGCAAGCAAATGGAAGAAGAACTCAAACGCACGGCGTCAGAGTTGGCTCAGTCCTACCAAGAATTAAAGGTCTCTGAAGACCGACTGCGCCACCAAGCCTATCACGATAACCTGACCAATCTTCCCAACCGCAAATTATTCTCAGACCGGCTCAATCAAGCCTTAGAATGGGCGGCGATTAATAACCAAATTGTGGCGGTTTTATTTATTGATTTAGATGGATTTAAACAAATTAATGATACCCTCGGACATGACAGCGGGGACCAGTTATTGAAAGAAGTGGGCAGACGACTCACGGCCTGTTTGCGGGGGAGTGACACCGTGGCACGTCTGGGGGGAGATGAGTTTACCGTGATTTTACCGGCCATTCCTCGGCAGCAAGATGTGGCAAGCGTCGCGCAGAAGATTATGACGACCTTGGGGGAACCCGTGGCGATCGCCGGAGACTTGATTCATGTCACCGCTAGCATCGGAATTAGTTTGTACCCCTTGAATGGGGAAGATGCAGACACCTTAATTAAGTGTGCAGATGCGGCAATGTACCGTTCTAAAGAACTCGGTAAAAATCAATATGAATTTTATGAAGTTTCATAA
- a CDS encoding vitamin K epoxide reductase family protein translates to MRRRRSTPWIYRWSRYLIGAIAVLGLLETAFLTVVEFTGSAAAVCPTTGCQIVLESEYAKIFGLPLTLFGFLGYTTMAILAFAPLLVKEETQKDLKSQLDNTSWLLMFGLATVMLVFSLYLTYVMLFPLQALCPYCVVSGIFSVLLFVLTIIGRDWPDRGQLFFTGIIVGMITLIGALGVYANVNNPGTAVSADNSIVQRQAGVPPSNTGWPISTSSGEAEIALARHLTAVGAKNYSAYWCPHCHEQKELFGRPAVSEIDYIECDPKGQNAQPQLCRGAEITGYPTWIINGEQYSGVRSLSELAELSGYQGPSNFKNVLPSP, encoded by the coding sequence ATGAGACGCCGACGTTCTACTCCGTGGATTTACCGCTGGTCGCGTTATCTCATCGGCGCGATCGCAGTTTTGGGGCTTTTAGAAACCGCTTTTTTGACCGTCGTTGAGTTCACCGGCTCCGCTGCAGCAGTTTGTCCCACCACAGGCTGCCAAATTGTCTTAGAAAGCGAATATGCCAAAATCTTTGGCTTGCCCCTGACCCTATTTGGGTTTTTAGGCTATACCACAATGGCTATTTTGGCCTTTGCTCCCCTGCTGGTCAAAGAAGAGACCCAAAAAGATTTGAAATCGCAGTTAGACAACACATCCTGGTTGCTCATGTTTGGGCTGGCCACCGTGATGCTGGTGTTTAGTCTATACCTGACTTATGTCATGTTGTTTCCCCTGCAAGCCCTCTGTCCTTACTGTGTGGTTTCAGGGATATTTTCAGTGCTGCTGTTTGTCTTAACCATTATTGGGCGAGATTGGCCCGATCGCGGCCAACTCTTCTTTACCGGCATTATTGTCGGCATGATTACCCTAATTGGAGCCCTGGGGGTCTATGCCAATGTCAATAACCCCGGGACCGCAGTTTCCGCAGACAACTCGATTGTTCAGCGTCAGGCTGGAGTCCCGCCCTCCAATACGGGCTGGCCGATTTCCACCTCATCCGGTGAAGCTGAAATCGCCTTAGCTCGACATCTCACTGCAGTAGGGGCCAAAAATTATAGTGCCTATTGGTGTCCGCACTGCCATGAACAAAAGGAACTGTTTGGAAGACCAGCAGTGAGTGAGATTGACTACATTGAATGCGATCCCAAAGGCCAAAATGCCCAACCCCAACTCTGCCGAGGGGCTGAAATTACGGGATATCCCACCTGGATCATTAACGGGGAACAGTATTCAGGGGTGCGATCGCTCTCTGAATTAGCGGAATTATCCGGCTATCAAGGGCCAAGTAACTTTAAAAATGTCTTACCCAGTCCCTAA
- the btpA gene encoding photosystem I biogenesis protein BtpA, translated as MDLKQLFKTPNPIIGVVHLLPLPTSPRWGGSLKTVIERAEREATALASGGVDGIIVENFFDAPFTNGQVDPAVVSAMTLIVDRLMNLVTVPIGINVLRNDALSGLAIASCVGASFIRVNVLTGVMATDQGLIEGQAHQLLRYRRELGSDVKILADVLVKHARPLGSPNLTTAVQETIQRGLADGVILSGWATGNPPSFEDLELAIAAAKGTPVFIGSGANWENISTLIQAANGVIVCSSLKRHGQLEQPIDPIRVSQFVEATRRSLSLETPPSSLAAIKLHSG; from the coding sequence GTGGACTTAAAACAGCTCTTCAAAACCCCGAATCCGATTATTGGTGTTGTCCATTTACTGCCCCTGCCGACCTCTCCGAGGTGGGGGGGCAGCCTCAAAACTGTCATTGAGCGAGCCGAGCGAGAGGCCACAGCGTTGGCATCAGGCGGGGTTGATGGCATTATTGTCGAAAATTTCTTTGATGCTCCCTTTACGAACGGCCAGGTCGATCCAGCCGTCGTGAGTGCAATGACCCTGATCGTAGATCGGCTGATGAACTTGGTAACGGTGCCGATCGGAATCAACGTTTTGCGAAATGATGCCTTGAGTGGATTGGCGATCGCCTCCTGTGTCGGTGCCAGCTTTATCCGGGTCAATGTCCTCACTGGGGTCATGGCGACGGATCAAGGCTTAATCGAAGGACAAGCGCATCAACTGCTGCGCTATCGGCGAGAACTCGGCAGCGACGTCAAAATCCTGGCTGATGTTTTGGTGAAGCACGCACGGCCCTTGGGTTCCCCCAACCTCACCACCGCTGTGCAAGAAACCATTCAGCGCGGTTTAGCCGATGGGGTGATTCTGTCCGGTTGGGCCACCGGGAACCCCCCTTCTTTTGAAGATTTAGAACTGGCGATCGCTGCGGCTAAAGGCACTCCCGTCTTTATTGGCAGTGGTGCCAACTGGGAGAATATTTCTACCTTAATCCAGGCAGCCAATGGCGTCATTGTCTGTAGTTCCCTCAAACGACATGGACAACTGGAACAACCCATTGATCCAATTCGAGTCAGTCAATTCGTAGAAGCCACTCGCCGGAGTCTCTCCCTCGAAACTCCACCCTCGTCACTGGCGGCTATCAAGCTACATTCGGGGTGA
- a CDS encoding DUF58 domain-containing protein, whose product MTVAKPIAVRSKKTRIPHRIANWLETHWVTPAYAGWLLLILAIFFFGAATNTMAGWLYVISGVSFALLGTAAWLPVRSLQDLQVHRTPIEPVSAGEDLTLDLAIANQTAKPKTLVQVEDLIPFVLGTPMKSAIEEIPPHGIHHWVYYYPTQRRGIYRWHEVQLRSATPLGLFWCRRSRQVPATAVVYPQVLPLTHCPLVDRMGQEDSLLVHSDRRAEMASEGITRTVRPYRYGDPTRLIHWRSSARFGELRVRELEVSTGGQEVIIALDSGSSWNLEDFEAAVIAAASLYCYAERCQLNVRLWTAGTGLVHGNNRVLEALAATQSREEDATVGEPPFLPLIWLTQNSASLNHLPRGSRWVFWPSESQKAPVNQDFRGLEIQADKPLQLQLQSSEG is encoded by the coding sequence ATGACGGTAGCAAAACCCATTGCAGTTCGCTCCAAAAAAACGCGCATCCCCCATCGCATTGCCAACTGGCTGGAAACTCATTGGGTAACCCCCGCCTATGCCGGTTGGTTACTCTTAATTCTGGCCATATTTTTCTTTGGCGCGGCCACCAATACAATGGCCGGATGGCTGTATGTGATCAGTGGGGTGAGTTTTGCCTTGTTGGGAACTGCCGCCTGGTTGCCGGTGCGATCGCTTCAGGATTTACAAGTCCATCGCACCCCCATCGAACCCGTCAGCGCCGGGGAAGACCTCACCCTTGATCTGGCGATCGCCAATCAGACAGCAAAGCCAAAAACCTTGGTGCAAGTCGAGGATCTGATTCCTTTTGTCTTGGGAACACCCATGAAATCGGCCATCGAAGAAATCCCCCCACATGGCATTCATCATTGGGTCTACTACTACCCCACCCAACGGCGCGGTATTTATCGCTGGCATGAGGTCCAGTTAAGATCCGCCACTCCCCTGGGGTTATTTTGGTGCAGGCGATCGCGCCAGGTCCCAGCGACCGCCGTAGTCTATCCCCAAGTTTTACCCCTGACTCACTGTCCTCTAGTCGATCGCATGGGTCAAGAAGATAGCCTCCTGGTTCATAGCGATCGGCGCGCTGAAATGGCAAGCGAAGGCATCACCCGCACAGTCCGACCCTACCGATATGGCGACCCCACTCGCTTAATCCATTGGCGCAGCAGTGCACGCTTCGGGGAATTGCGGGTCCGGGAATTAGAAGTGTCCACCGGAGGACAAGAAGTAATTATTGCCCTCGATAGCGGCAGTTCTTGGAATTTAGAAGATTTTGAAGCAGCGGTGATTGCAGCAGCTTCTTTATACTGCTACGCCGAACGCTGTCAACTCAATGTCCGACTCTGGACTGCCGGCACAGGTTTGGTGCATGGCAATAACCGAGTCTTAGAAGCCTTAGCCGCAACCCAATCTAGAGAAGAAGATGCAACGGTGGGGGAACCTCCGTTTTTACCCTTAATCTGGCTGACCCAAAATAGCGCCAGTCTTAATCATTTACCCCGAGGTAGTCGCTGGGTATTCTGGCCGTCAGAGAGTCAAAAAGCTCCAGTGAATCAGGATTTTCGCGGTCTGGAAATTCAAGCGGATAAACCTTTGCAGCTTCAGTTGCAGTCATCGGAAGGATAA
- a CDS encoding 3'(2'),5'-bisphosphate nucleotidase CysQ family protein: MQTFSVELERKIRDLIYQCGTRAEELAKQPYSVSEKGPEDYVTSVDRELDRLLSSGFSELFPQDGIITEENERSRLAFNGDREQLWCIDPLDGTEGFIQGKPHYSVMIGLLSNFQPIAGWIYAPALQQLYYGGTDWGLFQAVGGSAVEPLSPVEPPPPNSSACPIMLGDRDQRNFGEAIAQLVPGICYSSLGSFGLKVMEVIYGRAGLYLYLNGRVKLWDTAGPVALAKAAGLVCCDLEGKPLSFEPSALSSDTLIHKQPILIGWPSYVEALRSPICEAVLATQTP; this comes from the coding sequence ATGCAAACTTTCTCCGTTGAGCTAGAACGAAAAATCCGAGACTTAATCTACCAATGCGGGACCCGGGCTGAAGAGTTGGCGAAACAACCTTACTCGGTATCGGAAAAAGGGCCAGAAGATTATGTCACCAGCGTGGATCGAGAACTCGATCGCCTGTTAAGCAGCGGATTTTCTGAGTTATTTCCCCAAGATGGAATTATTACGGAAGAAAACGAGCGATCGCGACTGGCATTTAATGGCGATCGCGAACAACTCTGGTGCATTGACCCCCTGGATGGGACCGAAGGATTTATTCAAGGGAAGCCCCATTACTCTGTAATGATTGGCTTACTCTCAAATTTTCAACCGATCGCCGGTTGGATCTACGCCCCCGCTTTACAGCAGTTGTATTATGGCGGGACAGACTGGGGACTGTTTCAAGCCGTCGGGGGTTCAGCGGTGGAACCGTTATCTCCTGTGGAACCCCCGCCACCGAACTCATCCGCCTGTCCGATTATGCTGGGGGACCGGGACCAACGAAACTTTGGTGAGGCGATCGCCCAATTAGTCCCAGGCATCTGTTATTCCTCCCTCGGCAGTTTTGGTCTGAAAGTGATGGAAGTCATTTATGGACGCGCCGGACTCTATCTGTATCTGAATGGCCGAGTCAAACTTTGGGATACTGCGGGTCCTGTGGCCCTTGCCAAAGCAGCGGGATTAGTCTGTTGTGATTTAGAGGGAAAACCCCTAAGTTTTGAACCCTCCGCGCTTTCCTCGGATACCTTGATTCACAAACAACCGATTTTAATTGGGTGGCCCAGTTATGTAGAAGCCTTGCGATCGCCCATTTGCGAAGCCGTCTTAGCTACTCAAACCCCATAA
- a CDS encoding tetratricopeptide repeat protein, translated as MKVIQRTSTQLTLRLIPWFIWIFGGLFTIAGLLPSLLMGKTSLTCDRLPDSSGTCEILQSTLWQTRRQTFPLEDLQGTEVVSNPSSEGNTTYQVVLLLPEKSIPLSDFSSSDDRTHHQEQADRINQFVQDSTQSNLAIAEDLFSLFGLRVIPSILFSGIGLLIICFFGQIIIIEFDKLSNQFILTRRGLLGTKRIEHPLRNIARSYVQRVRSSCYSYFIKLMLTSGETFPVTFSSSGYDETFRVTQEIQNFLGVEPTVTTDPRSLLPQPGELLGLMLGGNQKRQQRLEEYQARISHQPEDIEAHYGIAYVLYLQVKRKEAKAHLEKFRSQFAAEGKYDLAELLDHAISSINR; from the coding sequence ATGAAAGTTATACAACGGACATCAACTCAGTTAACCCTACGGCTGATCCCCTGGTTCATTTGGATCTTTGGGGGACTTTTCACGATCGCCGGTTTACTCCCCAGTCTGTTAATGGGGAAAACCAGTTTGACTTGCGATCGCCTGCCGGATAGTTCCGGGACTTGTGAAATACTCCAGTCTACCCTGTGGCAAACTCGCCGCCAAACCTTTCCCCTAGAAGACTTACAGGGGACCGAGGTCGTCTCTAATCCCAGCAGCGAAGGGAATACCACTTATCAGGTTGTTCTCTTACTCCCGGAAAAATCCATTCCCCTAAGCGATTTTTCCAGTTCCGATGATCGCACTCACCATCAGGAACAAGCCGATCGCATTAACCAATTTGTGCAAGATTCAACCCAATCCAACTTGGCGATCGCAGAAGATTTGTTTAGTTTGTTTGGGTTGAGGGTCATCCCCTCCATCTTGTTCTCAGGGATTGGTCTGTTAATCATTTGCTTCTTCGGCCAAATCATTATCATCGAATTTGACAAACTCTCCAATCAGTTTATTCTCACCCGCCGTGGACTCCTGGGGACCAAACGGATTGAACATCCCCTGCGGAATATTGCCCGGAGTTATGTGCAACGGGTGAGGAGTAGCTGCTACAGCTATTTCATCAAACTGATGCTAACTTCTGGCGAAACCTTTCCCGTAACGTTCAGCAGTTCCGGATATGATGAAACATTCCGGGTCACTCAAGAAATACAGAACTTTCTCGGGGTAGAACCAACCGTGACAACAGATCCGAGGTCGTTGCTTCCTCAACCGGGAGAACTCCTGGGTCTAATGCTAGGGGGAAATCAAAAACGTCAACAACGGTTAGAGGAATATCAGGCGAGAATTTCCCATCAGCCGGAGGATATTGAGGCCCACTACGGAATCGCCTACGTTCTATACTTGCAAGTAAAACGCAAAGAGGCGAAAGCACACTTAGAGAAATTTCGTTCCCAGTTCGCTGCCGAGGGAAAATATGATTTGGCAGAGTTGCTCGACCACGCGATCTCCTCAATAAACCGCTAA
- a CDS encoding DUF1257 domain-containing protein, which yields MSHFSTLRTKITDAEILKTSLRDLGISVKSDADVRGYNGQRVRSDLVAVLEGEYDLGWSRNSDGTYDLIADLWGVAKKHNQTELINAINQKYAVNKTLNEVRRPGLQNANVKLVVQ from the coding sequence ATGTCTCACTTTAGCACTCTTCGTACCAAAATTACCGATGCCGAAATCCTCAAGACTTCTCTGCGTGACTTAGGCATCAGCGTTAAATCCGATGCGGACGTTCGTGGTTACAATGGCCAGCGTGTTCGTTCCGACTTGGTTGCAGTTCTCGAAGGCGAATATGATCTGGGCTGGTCTCGCAACAGCGACGGCACCTACGACTTGATCGCTGACCTGTGGGGCGTTGCTAAGAAGCACAATCAGACCGAACTGATCAACGCCATTAACCAGAAGTACGCGGTTAATAAGACTCTCAATGAAGTTCGTCGTCCCGGTCTGCAAAACGCTAACGTTAAGCTCGTTGTTCAGTAA